A region from the bacterium genome encodes:
- a CDS encoding valine--tRNA ligase, protein MSTDTENMEKISPRPAPQSEARPDGRPSLVKRGNGRPYDPSLTEEKIYKSWERAKAFQPAVKKPRGKKSFSIVIPPPNVTGSLHMGHALNASMQDALIRYHRMKGDDTVWIPGMDHASIAIQNVVEKQLKKEGLTRHDLGREKFIERVWEWKEQYGKTISGQLRRIGSSCDWTRERFTLDKEYVRAVQEAFIHYAKKGLIYHGDRIVNWCPRCASSISDLEVKHEERDGLIYNIRYPLSDGSGSIIVATTRTETMLGDTAVAVYPSDERYQKLVGKKIKLPLTNREIPIVADHAVEKEFGTGAVKVTPAHDQTDWEIGERHKLPVINVIGEDGKMTVAAGTEYVGLTTNEAREKVLDNLKKINLLEGDPKKIRHNVSLCDRCNTVIQPLVSKQWFVKMAPLAQPAREVIEKGLIKMQPERWKKISLDWLANVKDWCVSRQLWFGHRLPVWYCQADKGTGYRVQGTGGADAHVVFSPIKPKKCPECGGTAFVQDLDTLDTWFSAALWPFAVFGWPEMTDDFARFYPTSVLATARDIVPLWVLRMIFSGLEFTDKHKYLPAKQYGKKNLSQQIPFQNVIIHPTVLNLKGQRMSKSLGTGIDPMDLINQYGADAVRFGLLIQTQQDQQALRFDENAVRVGRNFANKLWNMGKFIGSAKKSKTAPTVFDNWILQRLEIVSAEVSNALDEFRFGDATRGLHAFIWDEFADWYIEVSKVPGLTSASVAKDVFKQCLLLLHPFMPFVTEELWKDFGDKKGMLINTAWPKQVKTKKKEIKEIKDFQAIVSELRSLRNLLGIPNGNKPIILLQTEKKLKPLWSAIAQLSNFSKVVEKEEGTKWVSLPASACSKIALTAETLSTLPLKERMIAMEADTKKAQEEITKLEQRLIQMGDKAPANIIKELKDLLVVKRNELEKQKQGIAALKTLIESI, encoded by the coding sequence ATGTCAACTGATACTGAAAACATGGAAAAAATCTCCCCCCGCCCCGCTCCGCAGAGCGAGGCTCGCCCAGATGGGCGGCCCTCTTTGGTAAAGAGGGGAAACGGACGACCCTACGATCCTTCTTTAACCGAGGAGAAAATTTATAAATCTTGGGAACGCGCGAAGGCTTTTCAACCGGCTGTAAAAAAACCGCGCGGGAAGAAATCTTTTTCGATTGTTATTCCACCGCCGAATGTGACTGGTTCTTTGCATATGGGACACGCCCTGAACGCATCGATGCAGGACGCTTTGATTCGTTATCACCGGATGAAAGGGGACGACACAGTTTGGATTCCGGGAATGGATCATGCAAGTATTGCCATCCAGAATGTCGTTGAGAAACAATTAAAAAAAGAGGGTCTAACACGTCATGATTTAGGACGTGAGAAATTTATCGAACGTGTTTGGGAATGGAAAGAACAATATGGAAAAACCATCAGTGGACAATTACGGCGAATCGGTTCTTCCTGCGATTGGACTAGAGAGCGGTTTACATTGGACAAGGAATATGTCCGCGCCGTGCAAGAAGCCTTTATTCATTACGCCAAAAAGGGTTTGATTTATCACGGTGATCGAATTGTAAACTGGTGTCCGCGTTGTGCTTCTTCAATTTCGGATTTAGAAGTGAAGCACGAAGAACGAGATGGTTTGATCTACAATATTCGATATCCACTGTCTGATGGTTCCGGCTCAATTATTGTGGCGACAACGCGTACGGAAACAATGCTTGGTGATACAGCAGTGGCGGTTTATCCAAGCGACGAACGTTATCAAAAATTGGTTGGTAAGAAAATTAAATTACCATTAACAAATCGTGAAATTCCGATCGTAGCGGATCATGCAGTTGAAAAAGAATTCGGGACGGGCGCGGTAAAAGTTACGCCGGCACATGATCAAACGGATTGGGAAATCGGTGAACGGCATAAGTTGCCGGTGATTAATGTGATTGGGGAAGACGGAAAAATGACGGTGGCGGCCGGAACGGAATATGTCGGCTTAACAACTAACGAGGCGCGTGAAAAGGTTTTGGATAACTTAAAAAAAATAAATTTATTGGAAGGTGATCCTAAAAAGATTCGTCACAATGTCTCTTTGTGTGATAGGTGCAACACAGTAATTCAACCGCTAGTTTCCAAACAATGGTTTGTAAAAATGGCACCATTGGCGCAACCGGCAAGAGAAGTTATCGAAAAAGGTTTGATCAAAATGCAACCGGAGCGCTGGAAGAAAATTTCTTTGGATTGGCTGGCTAATGTAAAAGACTGGTGTGTTTCTCGTCAACTGTGGTTTGGTCACAGGTTGCCTGTTTGGTATTGTCAGGCTGACAAGGGTACAGGGTACAGGGTACAGGGTACAGGGGGCGCGGATGCGCACGTTGTGTTTTCTCCCATTAAACCTAAGAAGTGTCCGGAATGTGGTGGAACGGCGTTCGTCCAAGACCTTGATACTTTGGATACTTGGTTTTCAGCGGCGCTTTGGCCATTTGCGGTATTTGGTTGGCCGGAAATGACCGATGATTTTGCGCGTTTTTACCCGACATCCGTTTTGGCGACGGCTCGAGATATTGTTCCGCTGTGGGTGCTTCGGATGATTTTTTCCGGTTTGGAGTTCACGGACAAGCATAAATATCTGCCAGCCAAACAATATGGCAAGAAAAATTTGAGTCAGCAGATTCCATTTCAAAATGTCATTATTCATCCCACGGTGCTAAATTTAAAAGGTCAGCGGATGAGTAAGTCTTTGGGGACGGGGATTGATCCGATGGATTTGATTAATCAGTATGGCGCGGATGCGGTGCGTTTTGGTTTATTGATTCAAACACAGCAAGATCAGCAAGCACTGCGTTTTGATGAAAACGCCGTACGGGTTGGTAGAAATTTTGCCAATAAATTATGGAATATGGGTAAGTTTATTGGTTCCGCGAAGAAATCGAAAACAGCCCCGACTGTATTTGATAATTGGATTTTACAGCGCCTTGAAATAGTGTCCGCGGAGGTATCTAATGCCTTAGATGAATTTCGTTTTGGTGACGCGACCAGGGGCTTGCACGCCTTCATTTGGGATGAATTTGCCGACTGGTACATTGAAGTAAGTAAGGTTCCTGGTCTCACAAGCGCAAGTGTCGCCAAAGATGTGTTCAAACAATGTTTGTTATTATTGCATCCATTTATGCCATTTGTGACAGAGGAATTATGGAAGGATTTTGGTGATAAGAAAGGAATGTTGATTAACACTGCTTGGCCAAAACAAGTGAAGACCAAGAAGAAAGAAATAAAGGAAATTAAAGATTTTCAGGCTATTGTAAGCGAATTAAGGAGTTTGCGGAATTTGTTGGGTATTCCAAATGGCAATAAACCAATAATTCTTCTGCAAACAGAAAAGAAGCTAAAACCTTTGTGGTCAGCGATCGCGCAATTGAGTAACTTTTCAAAAGTTGTAGAAAAAGAAGAAGGCACAAAATGGGTGTCGTTGCCGGCGTCAGCTTGTTCAAAGATTGCTTTGACCGCTGAAACACTTTCAACTTTGCCGCTCAAAGAACGGATGATTGCCATGGAGGCTGATACCAAGAAAGCGCAAGAAGAAATTACTAAATTGGAGCAACGCTTGATTCAGATGGGCGATAAGGCACCGGCGAACATTATCAAAGAACTAAAAGATTTACTGGTTGTGAAGCGGAACGAACTTGAAAAACAGAAGCAAGGAATCGCGGCCCTGAAAACGTTAATCGAAAGTATTTAG
- the murA gene encoding UDP-N-acetylglucosamine 1-carboxyvinyltransferase — protein MSKQYIVTGGNPLKGSVTVGGSKNTVTKMMVASLLTSEPVKLSNIPHIGEVELTMSLLNSLGAQAMWDGDNDCSVHLVSPCLQTAVVPAVFSGKHRIPILLAGPLLHRMGYAEIPIEGGDRIGPRPVNFHLAGYRAMGAEITEIGNILVFKATKLHGAVIDLPYPSVMTTESLLLAAVLAEGKTVIKNAAIEPEIIELVDLLQKMGAIIFLEPERTFVIEGVAKLNGAEHRVAPDRIEAASFACAAIATGGSILVKGVSQHGMRTFLNMLRKIGGAFEITKDGIWFYSTGQMKGITMETGTHPGFMTDWQPPFSLLLMQANGMSVVHETVHEKRFGYFEGLKKMGADVNLFTDCLGGHSCRFQGMNCPHSVAVRGPVNLKAVDLVVPDLRAGFVYVIAALMAQGTSVISGVDQLERGYESLVEKLRGLGADIQVQDDVTGQIVTESKVPSQISVGYSEKEAIPLPPEPVEFVI, from the coding sequence ATGTCAAAGCAATACATCGTTACTGGAGGAAACCCCTTAAAGGGGTCTGTTACTGTTGGTGGGTCAAAAAATACGGTCACAAAGATGATGGTGGCCTCGCTTTTGACGTCTGAACCGGTAAAACTGTCCAATATTCCGCACATTGGTGAAGTGGAACTTACGATGAGTCTGCTTAACTCTTTGGGCGCGCAGGCGATGTGGGACGGCGATAATGATTGTTCTGTCCATTTGGTTTCTCCGTGCTTGCAGACTGCGGTTGTGCCGGCGGTTTTTTCCGGTAAACATCGTATTCCGATTTTGTTAGCCGGACCGCTTTTGCACCGGATGGGTTATGCCGAGATTCCAATTGAGGGTGGCGATCGCATTGGTCCACGGCCTGTTAATTTTCATTTGGCCGGTTATCGCGCAATGGGCGCGGAGATTACGGAAATCGGCAACATACTTGTTTTCAAGGCGACTAAATTGCATGGCGCGGTAATTGATCTTCCGTATCCAAGTGTCATGACCACGGAGAGTTTGCTTTTGGCCGCTGTTTTAGCGGAAGGGAAAACGGTGATTAAAAATGCTGCTATCGAACCGGAAATTATTGAATTAGTTGATCTCTTACAAAAAATGGGAGCGATAATTTTCTTGGAACCGGAACGGACCTTTGTTATTGAAGGTGTCGCAAAACTTAACGGGGCCGAGCACCGGGTGGCGCCGGATCGGATTGAGGCGGCGTCCTTTGCTTGTGCAGCTATCGCTACTGGTGGCAGTATTTTGGTGAAAGGAGTTAGCCAGCACGGGATGCGTACGTTCTTGAATATGTTGCGTAAAATTGGCGGGGCGTTTGAAATTACCAAAGATGGAATTTGGTTTTATTCCACCGGCCAGATGAAGGGAATAACAATGGAAACAGGAACACATCCCGGGTTTATGACTGATTGGCAACCACCCTTTTCTTTATTGCTGATGCAAGCCAATGGAATGTCGGTGGTCCACGAAACTGTCCACGAAAAACGCTTTGGCTATTTTGAGGGCTTGAAAAAAATGGGCGCGGACGTGAATTTGTTTACCGATTGTTTGGGTGGGCACAGTTGTCGTTTTCAGGGGATGAATTGTCCGCACAGTGTGGCGGTGCGCGGACCGGTTAATTTGAAAGCGGTAGATTTAGTTGTGCCGGATTTACGGGCCGGATTTGTGTATGTGATCGCGGCTTTGATGGCGCAGGGAACGTCAGTAATTAGTGGTGTTGATCAACTGGAACGCGGTTACGAATCGTTGGTGGAAAAATTACGTGGCTTGGGCGCGGATATTCAAGTGCAAGATGATGTAACTGGACAAATCGTGACTGAATCAAAAGTGCCGTCGCAAATTTCAGTGGGGTATTCTGAAAAAGAAGCAATCCCATTACCACCGGAACCGGTGGAGTTTGTAATATAG
- a CDS encoding tRNA (adenosine(37)-N6)-threonylcarbamoyltransferase complex transferase subunit TsaD, with product MQRVLAIETSCDETAAAVVEFHQSSIGNQNSIVVLSSIVSSQIDIHKITGGVVPEVAARAHVEAIVPVISEAVKQARITKEQIDAIATTTRPGLRPALVVGETAGRALAVAWGKPFVSVHHIAGHIAASWLLDDGESTPNLRDSECLMAAPALPWKREGDAIPPLIKGRRGGVLSVTHQFPAVVLVVSGGHTQLFRLNEKLELKLLGQTRDDAAGEAFDKIARLLELPYPGGPELAKLALQGNEKAFDFPRPMLNTDNLDFSFSGLKTAVYYAIRDKKLSLQEKADVAASAQNAIVDILVQKTLKAVQQESAQEVIIAGGVAANTKLRETMKVALGDTPLVVPPIKYCTDNAAMIGVAVLLGIAMPGA from the coding sequence ATGCAACGTGTCTTAGCAATTGAAACATCGTGCGACGAAACGGCGGCTGCGGTTGTCGAGTTTCATCAATCATCAATCGGAAATCAAAATTCAATCGTCGTTTTGTCGTCCATCGTTTCTTCGCAAATTGATATTCATAAAATTACTGGCGGGGTTGTGCCGGAAGTGGCGGCGCGAGCGCATGTTGAGGCGATTGTTCCTGTAATTTCAGAGGCAGTGAAACAAGCGAGAATAACTAAAGAACAAATTGATGCTATCGCAACAACCACGCGACCGGGGCTACGGCCAGCATTGGTGGTGGGGGAGACGGCGGGGCGCGCACTTGCGGTGGCTTGGGGAAAGCCGTTTGTTTCGGTTCATCATATTGCGGGGCATATCGCGGCGAGTTGGTTGCTCGATGATGGTGAATCCACTCCGAATCTTCGAGATTCGGAGTGCCTGATGGCGGCCCCGGCCCTCCCTTGGAAAAGGGAGGGAGACGCGATTCCTCCCCTTATCAAGGGGAGGCGTGGAGGGGTTTTGTCTGTTACACATCAATTTCCCGCGGTTGTTTTGGTAGTTTCTGGTGGGCATACGCAACTTTTTCGGTTGAACGAAAAATTGGAATTAAAACTCTTAGGTCAAACGAGAGATGACGCGGCGGGGGAGGCGTTTGATAAAATTGCGCGCCTGTTGGAACTTCCATATCCGGGGGGTCCGGAATTGGCAAAATTGGCCTTGCAGGGAAACGAAAAAGCTTTTGATTTTCCACGTCCGATGTTAAATACGGATAATTTGGATTTTAGTTTTTCGGGATTAAAAACGGCAGTGTATTACGCAATTCGTGACAAAAAATTATCACTGCAAGAAAAAGCGGACGTGGCCGCGAGTGCGCAAAACGCAATTGTGGATATTTTAGTGCAAAAAACTTTAAAAGCGGTTCAGCAAGAAAGCGCGCAGGAAGTAATTATTGCCGGTGGTGTGGCTGCTAATACAAAATTGCGTGAGACAATGAAAGTCGCCTTGGGGGACACTCCGTTAGTTGTTCCACCAATTAAATATTGTACGGATAATGCGGCGATGATCGGTGTGGCGGTTCTGCTTGGCATTGCGATGCCGGGTGCGTGA
- a CDS encoding IS110 family transposase — MSNKEKQTKDILAVGIDVAKASMSICLKFREGFSKALKFSNTETGIKKLAKQLVGYQGKIVMESTGHYHWLIALILSKNNLDVRVINPLLAKKYTQSCIRKVKTDKADAKVLANVALLEEHLPKPFCMTGDELVLRKKLACIGSLSHTLQSMQAIIDSFTEAKDNLKSPLTENERQLLEAVTNIEKKINKMENEVVREVKGNKEQSENIKNLVSIPGVSVFAATLATHFFSADYPSAKSWIGYAGLDVSSRESGTWKGQCKLTKRGNNFLRRRLYNAAWGATMNNNDFRAYYDYLREQENRNHVEALVIIARKIVRIMYVVISQKTTFDPSRTFYATAN, encoded by the coding sequence ATGAGTAACAAAGAAAAACAAACAAAGGATATTCTCGCCGTCGGTATCGATGTTGCTAAAGCTTCAATGAGCATCTGTTTGAAATTCCGGGAAGGATTCTCAAAAGCGCTTAAGTTTAGCAACACCGAAACAGGCATCAAGAAACTAGCAAAACAATTGGTGGGTTATCAAGGAAAGATTGTAATGGAGTCCACCGGACATTACCACTGGTTGATTGCACTTATTCTTTCAAAAAACAATTTGGATGTCCGCGTGATTAATCCACTCCTTGCTAAAAAGTATACCCAATCTTGTATCAGGAAGGTCAAGACAGACAAAGCGGACGCGAAGGTATTAGCTAATGTTGCACTACTTGAAGAACACTTACCAAAACCCTTTTGTATGACCGGTGATGAACTTGTTCTGCGCAAGAAATTGGCTTGTATTGGCTCATTAAGTCACACCTTGCAATCCATGCAAGCGATCATCGACAGCTTCACAGAAGCGAAAGATAACTTAAAGTCTCCGCTTACCGAAAACGAAAGACAATTACTTGAAGCGGTAACAAACATCGAAAAGAAAATTAATAAAATGGAAAACGAAGTGGTACGGGAAGTCAAAGGAAACAAAGAACAATCAGAAAACATCAAGAACCTTGTTTCCATTCCAGGTGTCTCTGTATTCGCGGCCACATTGGCGACACACTTCTTTTCTGCGGATTATCCTTCGGCTAAGTCATGGATCGGTTATGCCGGATTAGATGTTTCATCGCGAGAAAGCGGTACATGGAAAGGTCAGTGCAAGTTAACTAAGCGTGGCAATAATTTCTTACGGCGCAGACTGTATAACGCGGCCTGGGGAGCGACAATGAACAATAACGATTTTCGCGCATATTATGATTATCTGCGGGAGCAAGAAAACAGAAACCATGTCGAAGCATTGGTGATTATTGCCAGAAAAATTGTTCGCATCATGTATGTTGTGATTTCGCAAAAAACAACCTTCGATCCTTCACGTACTTTTTATGCAACTGCAAACTAA
- a CDS encoding GAF domain-containing sensor histidine kinase, with the protein MENNNNIPLANRLIALGELSSLTAVDMPQEQLLALFSTKLHTLFGAKALALWFYDRKEKTVTLKYSHDLSDDLSVFCKDAVPADQFPEVKYAIDSGVAWTTEDLNDTPLYSKKNAKKILEEMGVRAVMGVPLRALANVLGAISLYYEKPHVFDFDEKALALAYANSLALSLNNVEAYSRLVALEQVKNEVINIVAHQFRTPIATLRGNVELLKEVDIQANKKEFNQIIGEIEKVGIKLRMFVESFLNVKAIDEGDLDPKPQHVSANLLVDQVIKDLEKYRNQHKVDLTFNKFNGNDNIFVDQLLIHEAVTNVVNNAIKYAKSRVMVKLVSKNNDIVLEVTDDGAGIPEGEQQMIFQKLYRASNVLRHPEASSGLGMFIAKQYINSNGGKIWFTSAGEGKGSTFYVSFPIKSL; encoded by the coding sequence ATGGAAAATAATAACAATATACCGCTCGCCAATCGATTGATCGCACTTGGAGAACTTTCTTCTCTCACAGCAGTGGACATGCCACAAGAACAATTATTAGCGTTATTCTCGACGAAACTGCATACACTGTTTGGTGCTAAGGCGTTAGCGCTTTGGTTCTATGATCGTAAAGAGAAAACAGTTACGCTCAAATATAGTCACGACTTAAGTGACGACTTGAGTGTTTTTTGCAAAGATGCTGTTCCTGCTGATCAGTTTCCGGAAGTGAAGTATGCCATTGACAGTGGAGTGGCGTGGACGACGGAAGATTTAAACGATACACCTCTTTATAGTAAAAAAAATGCAAAGAAAATCTTGGAGGAAATGGGGGTGCGTGCGGTAATGGGGGTGCCGTTACGGGCGTTAGCCAATGTTTTGGGGGCAATTAGCTTGTATTATGAAAAACCTCATGTTTTTGATTTTGATGAGAAAGCATTGGCGCTGGCTTATGCTAATTCCTTGGCACTTTCCTTAAATAATGTTGAGGCATATTCGCGACTAGTCGCGCTGGAGCAGGTAAAAAATGAAGTGATTAATATTGTTGCGCACCAATTTCGTACGCCAATCGCAACGTTGCGAGGGAACGTTGAATTACTGAAAGAAGTGGATATACAAGCCAACAAAAAAGAATTTAATCAAATAATTGGAGAAATTGAAAAAGTGGGAATTAAACTAAGGATGTTTGTGGAAAGTTTTTTGAATGTAAAAGCTATTGACGAAGGTGATTTGGATCCAAAACCACAACATGTTTCCGCGAATTTGTTGGTTGATCAAGTGATAAAAGATTTGGAAAAATACCGCAATCAACATAAGGTAGATTTAACGTTTAATAAATTTAACGGTAACGATAATATTTTTGTTGATCAATTGTTGATTCACGAAGCAGTTACGAATGTTGTTAATAATGCGATAAAATATGCCAAGTCGCGCGTCATGGTTAAATTGGTGAGCAAAAATAATGATATTGTTTTAGAAGTAACAGATGACGGCGCAGGTATTCCCGAAGGCGAACAGCAGATGATTTTTCAAAAATTATATCGCGCATCAAATGTGTTGCGACACCCCGAAGCTTCATCCGGTTTGGGGATGTTTATTGCAAAACAATATATTAACTCCAACGGTGGGAAGATTTGGTTTACATCTGCAGGTGAAGGAAAAGGCTCAACTTTTTATGTTTCATTTCCAATAAAATCATTATGA
- a CDS encoding Hsp20/alpha crystallin family protein, translated as MGERRSLFQRLTGSVSHDVDIESDDDEKVVEMLSDEDKDQPTKITPSARGEKGAMDEQEGQLTVDVYQTPEFIVVKSTIAGVKPDDLDVSITNDMVTIRGTRRHDEEVTEEDYFYRECYWGSFSRSIILPVDIVSEKSDASLKDGILTIRIPKADALLTKKVKVRGF; from the coding sequence ATGGGAGAACGACGATCACTATTTCAACGCCTAACCGGTTCGGTAAGTCACGATGTGGACATCGAAAGTGACGATGATGAAAAAGTTGTGGAAATGCTTTCTGATGAAGACAAGGATCAGCCGACCAAAATTACACCAAGTGCCCGCGGAGAGAAGGGGGCGATGGATGAACAAGAGGGTCAGTTAACAGTTGATGTTTATCAAACACCGGAATTTATTGTTGTTAAGTCCACGATTGCGGGTGTTAAACCGGATGACTTGGATGTTTCGATTACCAATGACATGGTAACAATTAGAGGCACTCGTCGGCACGATGAAGAAGTAACGGAAGAAGATTATTTTTATCGCGAGTGTTATTGGGGTTCATTCTCACGTTCGATTATCTTGCCCGTTGATATTGTTTCAGAAAAGTCGGATGCGTCATTAAAAGATGGTATTTTGACGATTCGGATTCCTAAGGCCGACGCACTGCTTACTAAGAAGGTAAAGGTTCGTGGATTTTAG
- a CDS encoding response regulator, which translates to MAQSKVLLVEDDDALRDMYNIILTRKGFEVDLAQDGEEALIKARGGGYAVILLDLLMPKLDGMGVLRRLSVESPELPNGPVILLSNAQFDGMEKEARALGAKNVLFKTDILPAELLKEVKKYVNVGVVV; encoded by the coding sequence ATGGCTCAAAGCAAAGTTCTCTTGGTTGAAGATGATGATGCGTTACGGGATATGTACAATATAATTCTTACTCGTAAGGGTTTTGAGGTTGATTTGGCACAAGATGGAGAAGAAGCATTGATAAAGGCGAGAGGTGGGGGGTACGCAGTGATTCTTCTTGATTTGTTGATGCCTAAATTGGATGGGATGGGAGTGCTTCGTCGGTTAAGTGTTGAATCGCCCGAACTTCCAAATGGACCGGTGATTTTACTTTCAAACGCGCAATTTGATGGAATGGAAAAAGAAGCGAGGGCATTGGGAGCAAAAAATGTTTTATTTAAGACGGATATATTACCGGCGGAATTATTGAAAGAGGTGAAAAAATATGTCAATGTGGGAGTGGTCGTGTAG
- a CDS encoding class I SAM-dependent methyltransferase: MTISWFIYFLILLAGVMTAVAAWKGAPFVPTPKKAVEVALDLAQVKEGDTLVDIGAGDGRVLVMAAKRGAKVIGYELSPFLWLLAEITLLRNGVKGSVKLRDGFAANMSEVTVLFLFLMPKTLPNLMRELRQTLKTGTRIITYTFPLPGWQAEAEMSIEGVGKVYLYRVESS, from the coding sequence ATGACCATCAGTTGGTTCATCTATTTTTTGATCCTGTTAGCGGGCGTAATGACGGCTGTCGCCGCGTGGAAGGGCGCACCTTTTGTTCCAACGCCAAAAAAAGCGGTAGAAGTGGCATTGGATCTGGCACAGGTAAAAGAGGGGGATACTTTGGTTGATATTGGTGCGGGTGATGGGCGAGTGTTGGTGATGGCCGCTAAGAGAGGGGCTAAAGTAATCGGTTATGAATTATCACCGTTTCTTTGGTTGTTGGCTGAAATTACACTGTTGCGAAATGGAGTAAAAGGTTCTGTTAAATTGCGGGACGGTTTTGCCGCTAATATGTCGGAAGTAACAGTTTTATTTCTGTTCTTGATGCCGAAAACATTACCAAATCTGATGCGTGAGCTACGGCAAACATTAAAAACCGGAACCAGAATTATTACTTACACTTTTCCACTCCCGGGTTGGCAAGCAGAGGCGGAAATGAGTATCGAAGGTGTGGGAAAAGTGTATCTGTATCGTGTGGAATCGTCATAA
- a CDS encoding sigma factor-like helix-turn-helix DNA-binding protein, translating to MIKNSRQSLSARMQVRVAQALNESFGEIAVIMDISVETVRKIATGNKKPFETREQKERGEARLEKRVVELRATGLSNKAIAKKLKQSRFRIGAIAMKLIREGRIVRRSYGRTPMPDEVKQERELRVAVLRARGLSEADVAKDLGMTTATIEKYFPLPVTERQSCVGTTGRSTVRDINCDRVRTIILLVNRTATLKEIGEAFNVTRERARQLISEVKSIHGESVFQRKDEREKKVWTISEAASELGVSKNTVARLCRTGVVVFERRSTSELSAFVIDEENLAKLRCHPLVTGKCTCEICGDGFVVGRRSLARKVCDKESCVKERNVRRRAVCVDKETTLQSVQGWHKEVFLALTARLFSEEAGLLTLGLAAKCAGISNMQLSWLRKRNMVNVREDAIRTWRGRPITLYLVSEMKEIRRVVGCNGCSRPKKIS from the coding sequence ATGATAAAAAACTCTCGACAATCGTTGAGCGCTCGTATGCAGGTTCGGGTGGCACAAGCACTAAATGAGTCATTTGGGGAAATCGCGGTTATCATGGATATTTCTGTTGAGACGGTTCGTAAAATTGCGACCGGCAACAAGAAGCCATTTGAAACTCGCGAACAAAAAGAAAGAGGGGAAGCTAGGTTGGAGAAGCGGGTTGTTGAGTTGAGGGCGACTGGTTTAAGCAATAAAGCTATTGCCAAAAAACTCAAACAATCTCGATTCAGAATTGGCGCGATTGCGATGAAACTAATCAGGGAAGGGCGGATTGTCCGTAGATCATACGGCAGAACCCCTATGCCGGATGAAGTAAAACAGGAACGAGAATTAAGAGTTGCCGTATTGCGGGCGCGGGGTTTATCAGAGGCGGATGTAGCGAAAGATTTGGGTATGACTACCGCGACAATAGAAAAATACTTTCCGTTACCGGTAACAGAACGTCAGTCTTGTGTAGGCACAACGGGTAGGTCGACTGTACGGGATATCAATTGCGATCGTGTGAGGACGATTATTCTCCTGGTAAATCGCACGGCAACGTTGAAAGAAATTGGTGAAGCTTTTAACGTGACTCGCGAGAGAGCGAGACAGCTTATTTCGGAGGTGAAAAGTATTCATGGTGAATCAGTTTTTCAAAGAAAGGATGAAAGGGAGAAAAAAGTTTGGACAATCAGCGAGGCCGCATCCGAACTTGGTGTTTCAAAAAATACAGTTGCTCGACTTTGTAGAACAGGTGTTGTTGTTTTTGAACGGAGAAGCACTAGTGAGTTGAGTGCATTTGTTATCGATGAGGAAAATCTTGCCAAACTGCGCTGTCATCCGCTTGTGACGGGAAAATGCACCTGTGAGATTTGCGGTGATGGTTTTGTTGTAGGAAGGCGTTCTCTTGCAAGAAAAGTTTGCGACAAGGAAAGTTGCGTCAAAGAACGGAATGTTAGACGTCGCGCTGTTTGTGTCGACAAGGAAACAACACTTCAGTCTGTGCAGGGTTGGCACAAGGAGGTATTTCTCGCTCTTACGGCAAGGTTGTTTTCGGAAGAAGCAGGGTTGCTTACGTTGGGGTTGGCGGCGAAGTGTGCCGGTATCAGCAACATGCAACTGTCCTGGTTAAGAAAGCGTAACATGGTTAATGTGAGGGAAGATGCAATCAGAACCTGGCGAGGGCGACCAATAACACTCTATCTGGTGAGCGAGATGAAGGAGATTCGGCGGGTTGTCGGGTGCAATGGTTGTTCACGGCCGAAAAAAATAAGTTGA
- a CDS encoding response regulator, which translates to MKKTKILIVEDDEQFRNLLQRFLEATCTVLTAVNGEEGFALAKTELPDLIMTDILMPIKTGVELIRDLRDDKITKNIPIIILLATAYTQDLKAAQSFNPDSVLRKEQVTRKVLFDLIEKFVPQK; encoded by the coding sequence ATGAAAAAAACAAAAATTCTCATCGTAGAAGATGACGAACAATTTCGCAATCTATTACAGCGCTTTCTAGAGGCTACTTGTACCGTTCTTACTGCGGTGAATGGTGAGGAAGGGTTTGCGTTGGCAAAAACGGAATTACCCGATCTTATTATGACGGACATATTGATGCCAATAAAAACGGGCGTGGAATTAATTAGAGATTTACGTGATGACAAAATTACGAAAAATATTCCGATAATAATTTTATTGGCGACAGCTTATACTCAAGATTTAAAGGCCGCGCAGTCATTTAATCCGGATAGTGTTTTGCGAAAAGAACAAGTTACCAGAAAAGTGTTGTTTGATTTAATTGAAAAATTCGTTCCGCAGAAATAA